The genomic DNA GGTCCACACCCACCAGGTGTGCCCGTGGTCGTCGAACCAGCCGTAGAAGGGCAGCTGCACCAGGAAGAGGACGAACCAGAGGATGGTGCCGCCGACGATGGTCGGAACCACGGGGCCCTCCAGGGGCTCCGGCGCCTCGTGCGTGGGTGTCCACTTCGTCATGCGTACAGCTTACGAGGAGCGTGCGAACGGGTTGACGGCGCGGCGCCACACGGCGATTCCACGGGTCTACGCGCGGAGATAGCGATCAGGGGCTCATACGTTCATACTGAACCCGTTTGTCTCTGACCGCTTTCATTCGTAGAAAACACCAATAGGAACACCGACAAGGCCGTGGGGGAACCTGTTGGTGATGAGGTCCCCGCATGTCCACCTCGGCCTCCGCCAAGGTCCCCCCGTCCCCCGAGTCGCCGGAAGACCGGCGGCCCCCGCAGAACGGCCTCGACCGTTACTTCAAGATCTCCGAGCGCGGCAGCACCCTGCCCCGTGAGATCCGCGGCGGCTTCGCCACCTTCTTCGCGATGGCCTACATCATCGTGCTGAACCCGATCATCCTGGGCAGCGCGAAGGACATGTACGGCAACCAGCTCGACAACGGTCAGCTGGTCACCGCGACCGCGCTGACGGCGGCGTTCACCACGCTGCTGATGGGCGTGATCGGCAACGTGCCGATCGCACTCGCCGCCGGTCTCGGCGTGAACTCCGTCGTCGCCCTCCAGCTCGCCCCGCGGATGTCCTGGCCGGACGCCATGGGCATGGTGGTGCTGGCCGGTTTCGTCGTCATGCTGCTGGTGGCCACCGGGCTGCGCGAGCGCGTGATGAACGCCGTGCCCTACAGCCTGCGCAAGGCCATCGCGATCGGCATCGGCCTGTTCATCATGATCATCGGTCTGGTCGACTCCGGCTTCATCACCCGGATGCCGGACGCCGCCCAGACCACGGTCCCGATCCAGCTCGGCACCGGCGGGCACCTGCACGGCTGGCCGGTCCTGGTCTTCGTCCTCGGTGTGCTGCTGACCCTCGCGCTGATCGTCCGCAGGACCCCGGGTGCCATCCTCATCTCGATCGTCGTGATGACGGGCGTCGCGATGATCATCAACGCGGTCACCGACATCCCCTCCTGGGGCCTGACCACCCCCGAGTGGCCCGGCAACCCGGTCGCCACGCCGGACTTCGGGCTGGTCGGCGAGGTCAGCCTGTTCGGCGGGTTCGACAAGGTCGGTGTGCTGACCGGTGTGCTGTTCGTCTTCACCGTGCTGCTGTCGTGCTTCTTCGACGCGATGGGCACGATCATGGGCATCAGCGACGAGGCGAAGCTGACCGACGGCGAGGGCCAGATGCCGGGCATCAACAAGGTCCTGTTCGTCGACGGCGTCGCGGTCGCCGTGGGCGGTGCCAGCTCCGCCTCCGCCACCACCTGCTTCGTGGAGTCCACGGCCGGCGTCGGCGAGGGCGCCCGCACCGGCTTCGCCAACATCGTCACGGGCGGGCTGTTCGCCCTGGCGCTGTTCCTCACGCCGGTCGCCACCATGGTCCCGTCCCAG from Streptomyces sp. CB09001 includes the following:
- a CDS encoding NCS2 family permease, whose protein sequence is MSTSASAKVPPSPESPEDRRPPQNGLDRYFKISERGSTLPREIRGGFATFFAMAYIIVLNPIILGSAKDMYGNQLDNGQLVTATALTAAFTTLLMGVIGNVPIALAAGLGVNSVVALQLAPRMSWPDAMGMVVLAGFVVMLLVATGLRERVMNAVPYSLRKAIAIGIGLFIMIIGLVDSGFITRMPDAAQTTVPIQLGTGGHLHGWPVLVFVLGVLLTLALIVRRTPGAILISIVVMTGVAMIINAVTDIPSWGLTTPEWPGNPVATPDFGLVGEVSLFGGFDKVGVLTGVLFVFTVLLSCFFDAMGTIMGISDEAKLTDGEGQMPGINKVLFVDGVAVAVGGASSASATTCFVESTAGVGEGARTGFANIVTGGLFALALFLTPVATMVPSQAATPALIAVGFLILAGSIREIDWSDFTVAIPAFVTMLMMPFTYSITNGIGMGFITFSVLRLAAGRGREVPVAMHVVSAVFAFYYLMPALGLT
- a CDS encoding DUF2530 domain-containing protein, which gives rise to MTKWTPTHEAPEPLEGPVVPTIVGGTILWFVLFLVQLPFYGWFDDHGHTWWVWTCLAGAGLGLIGIWYVRGRDAAIKRDTAARAEN